Within Thermocladium sp. ECH_B, the genomic segment CCNTCCTTATATTCTTTTCCTTAAGCAAATAATTCAATCCTATACCTCTTTCCCCTTTGATAAGAAGAACGATAATCCCCGCCATGAAGGGCGGGGGAAGAGATCAGAAGTAGAATTATTGGTTTAGNCTTTTTAGGAGTTTAGGAAGAGATCGTTGCTAGATCCTGAAGGTTACGCCTGGTTCCCTTGTTTCCTGTACTTGGCTACGGCAACTGGCTGGGCACGGCATGTCACGTGACAATGCTGCTGCTAATGCAGCTAATGAGATGCTCCTGACCCAGACCCTTCCAGGGCCTCTTATATTGACGAAGAAAATGCCTTCGCCTCCTAGGAACATTGTTCTTAAGCCACCGGTTCTTTTTATGCCGTACTGCATGCCGGCATCAAACGCCAATAAGTGTCCAGCCTCAACCTCTACTTCCTCGCCGTCCCCAAGCTGAATCATATGGACGTGACCTGTTCCATGTAGGAAGAGGTTGCCGGGTCCTATGAACTTAGCTAGAAAGAGTCCCTCACCGCCAAATATTCCTGCCGTTAATCGAGCTAGGTTCACATCATACTTAACCTGGTTCTCAGCGAAAAGGAAGGATCCATGCTCGGCCAGCACCGCTTCCCCATCTCCAAGCTGCATCTGAATTATTTTTCCAGGAGTGCTGCCTGCGAATGCTGCTTCTCCTGGTCCAGTTAATTCAAGTACGAAGAATGAGGCGCCTGTCACCGCCCTCTTTAAGCCGCTTAATATTCCACCTGTAGCTTTCGCCGTTAGGTTAACTGTGGGCGTCTTGTAGAGTAGGTGTCCTCCCTCTCCGTAAATGCCCTCCCCATCCCCCATTATAACCTTCACTAATTGCAAGTCATTGCCGAGAATAGAGTACTCCATATGCGCGGGTTCCTTATTGCTCTAATAAATATTTCTATTATTGAATTAAGTAAGATTTGCTCCGCATCTTAAGTCCACTACTATGGCTTCTATTGGATCCTGCTCCAGACAGGTGCTTCTGCTTGAAGTTATACTATTTTTTTATATTAGTTTACATAAGCAATATTTATAAATAACTATATAGGATTAATTTACGGTAATAGCAAATGAGCACTATATTTGGTGCACCAATTCATTCCGAGTTCCTCCAGGATACTTTAACAATACTGAGGAGGGCAATTGAGATGGGGAAACTGGAAAAACAATTGCTGGATTACCTATCTAGACCCCAGAGAATAGTAGCCATATCAATACCGATCAAGATAAATGGAGCTATGATGTTCCTCGAGGGCTATAGGGTTCAGCATAATAATGCGCTTGGTCCGTATAAGGGCGGTATAAGGTTCCACCCAGAGGTTACGCTGGAGGACGACATGGCGCTCG encodes:
- a CDS encoding transcriptional regulator, producing MEYSILGNDLQLVKVIMGDGEGIYGEGGHLLYKTPTVNLTAKATGGILSGLKRAVTGASFFVLELTGPGEAAFAGSTPGKIIQMQLGDGEAVLAEHGSFLFAENQVKYDVNLARLTAGIFGGEGLFLAKFIGPGNLFLHGTGHVHMIQLGDGEEVEVEAGHLLAFDAGMQYGIKRTGGLRTMFLGGEGIFFVNIRGPGRVWVRSISLAALAAALSRDMPCPASCRSQVQETREPGVTFRI